The sequence below is a genomic window from Chelmon rostratus isolate fCheRos1 chromosome 24, fCheRos1.pri, whole genome shotgun sequence.
TATTCCTATGACCATCCATCATCCCTGttaaaaatgagcaaatcaCTGACTGGGTGTAGCTCATCATGAGTCAGTAATGTTTCCTAAAATAAAACTACAGATCATGATCATGACAAACGCCTGTGCCAACACAATCTCCATTTATGCTGCTGTGACtgatttgtattatttttaccTCCTTTACAGCTAGGACAGTCATAATTTCCAGTGCTTTCACACTGGCCATCACGCCTCTTGGACCAAAGCAAGACACATTATCTATAATTTcgaaaaaaaaagtttggaaactTCACCACAAagtattttctgtctctgctcatCTATTTGAATGTATATTCCTGAAATGTTGAGGAAGTTGCTACTTGTGTATGTTGCACACcccattttaatgttttttaaaaagcagttttaattGCTTAACATTTGGATCAGCATATAAAGTCTGCAGTTAGCTAATGAAAGCATCTGTTAACTGTATCCAAGTGGGTTTTTAGCACATGCTCTCACTGTATGCCATATTGATGTCTTCTGACTAAACCTTGGTTAAACTTGCTCAACATGCATAATATGAATGCAGGAAGGAAACTGTGGAGAACAAAGGAAGCAAAAGGCCAAATCTGTAACCCTGAAGTCCAAAAAGGGGAGTCCTGCcattacaaatgaaaaaacatgggtttgtcattttgtttacATGACTTTTGAGGAGGGCAAAGGCAAGGGAACTGGACATTGTTTAGAGTAAATGCAGGTTCGGGTAAAACTGAACATACGTCCACTATATTTTCGTTTCTGTTCAAAATTTcaagtgcaaaaataaaatgttgctgattTCTAGCTAATTAGCATCTAAGCATAATGATGAAGCGTGCCAGTACAAATtaacaaattacattttgcacacggaaaacaaaaaacaacatatgatTTTAAAGACTCGATTGTACAGCATGGGTGTGACAGTGCTGAGCATGACAGCTGGAGTTTGGATCCAGCTCCTGTCAACACATCATGTGTTGGATCTCGttggcagctgctgcagcttaggaagcttttttttatattattgaGCTCCAGGGGAAACTATTTGGGATAGTGCTAACATTTTTACCTGTTCCTCCGAATAGCACAAAAAtaacttcaaatgaaacaaaaataggTTTCATCATCAACTGTACTGCACTTCTGGTTTCATATATGGGCATTAAAGCACCAGTTTCTTTTGTCTAGTTGTCTGTTGTTTCATTGCAGAGAAACAGATTACTAACTTCTATGTTGTCAACTTTCTTCAGAATACCCATGATGATCAGAGGGCAGATGGATCTAAACTGCCTCATGTTTCTCCTGGTCCTCTTCTCCCTCAATAAGGTAgctttgcagctgtttttagaaTATTTATACCCATAACTACATTTGTACAGTACTTACAGGAATGACAGGAAGTCCCTTCCTGTCATTTAAATCTCTTCATTTGATTGGCCGAATGCTTAAACCTCCTGAGCCGGTCCTTAATGGGATACTCCTGTGATTTAGTCTTTATGAAATAATGGTCAAAATccaagcagcagaggctgagatataTTAAGTTTTAGGTTTTGATAGGGTCAAACTTGATCCtgcacttcccataatgcaacttgagAGCTCTTCCAGAGCCACAGGACTATGTCACAGTTGCTATCTTTTGCAAGTGTTATATATAATACACACCGTAGCTTGCATGACAGTTGCAGTctcatgtatgtttgtgtctctgtgtgcacttGCATGCTGCATTTCATGAATCTCAGCTGCTCGTGGCCACAAGCCCTGAAGGTGACTACCAGGAGCATCTGAATCACCGGGGTGAACATCAGGCGACACGGAACCAAATTGCCATGGCCCAGTACGAATGCTTTCAGCGGATTGTGAAAGAATCCCACcgcaaaacaaaaacaataggTGAGAAGATAGAAAAGCCTGTGACGGCTCAGTGGTAGGGTTTTTCTTGTGACCATTTTCCATTGCATCCAGTGCAGcatattactgtgtgtgtgtgtcctttgttgtCAGCAGGGACAGAGTGCAACAGGACATGGGATGGGTGGCTGTGCTGGGATGAAACTGAAGCTGGGATAACAACAGTGCAGAGCTGTCCAGACTATTATAACGATTTTGACCCTCATGGTAAattcctttgtcttttttgtcttttgcctATGATTTCTGTCAGTTCAACAACATATTAACCATCACTAACTTTATTAGCCTTTAATATTTTAGTGTAATGTTGAGTTGAGTTTGTCAAAATGGCAAAAGGTTTGGACATTTAGGCTATGAAATTAGATGTAAAAGATCACTTTGGACATGTATTTGCAGTGGGAatgttttttattgcagtttctctttttaaagCTTAATTTCTCGTCGTTAGGTGATATTCGAAGAATTAAGAAATCAGAAATCAATTGGATTTTGTAACAAAATGTGACCTTTGTTGCTCCCTTTCTTACTGACAGTTAAATCTAAGATTGATACCACACTTACTTTTGTGCAGTGAGCTTTGGTCAGGACCATAacttagcttagcgtaaagactaGCACAAACACTTAGAGGCTTGCCACTaagaaatgtgaaatttatGGAAATCTAAAATTGTGGTTTAAAGGATGGTTAACATGTTGTAGAACTTTTGGAGAAAGCCGTGCTAGCTGTCTTGCTctgctatgctaagctaggctactCAAGCTCAGTATTTAGAATAGACATGAGAGTAGTATCAATCCACTCATCTCTGAAAAAAccaacaagcaaaaaaaaacaaagtgaatgagactatttcccagaatgctctACTATAATATAATCCATTGCCAGCGAAACTAGCTCTGTCTCTTTGCAACgtgttttacttttctttacACCTGATGCTGAATCTCAAATCTGTTCACAGCGGTAGCATCCAAAGTCTGCACAGAGACGGGGGACTGGGGACGCCACCCGGAGAGCAACAGGATATGGACAAACTTCACAAACTGCAAAGCCAACACCACAAATCATAGAACAGTAAGAATAAAACCATCAGACAATAAAGAGACACCATATAAAGAAGTTTTGACTGTGCAGTTGTATTAATTTTGTCTTCTTCCAGGCGGCAATGACTCACTTCTACTTGGTTATGATTGGTCATGGGCTGTCGCTGGTATCATTGCTTATATCTTTAGGAATATTCTTCCATTTTAAGTAAGTGTTGTTCCTGTTTAAACATACTAAAACCTTGTGCTTTTAATGTCATGCTCATGCACAGCTATTGTAAATAACTTAGCTGAAGGGACACGTTTTTTCCCGACAAACAGTAGAAAACTTAAAATGTGGATTACCTTAAAAGTCACCTGTTACATGCTCCTGCAATCAAATCAATTGATCCAACCTGGAAATCAAAAATGAAGATGTATTTGACATTTATACATCAATATGTTATGGCATTTAGAGCTTTATTAGCAAGTGAGTTTAGGTCATGGCCATGTTTCTCACATTTCATACTCACATCAGGGCTGCTGCAGTCATAAATGTAAGTCAATCATTAAAAAAGGGTTCTTCCATGACAATAGTCCATAAAAACTGGAGTTATGAATGTTCATATCTTGTCAATGAATTAAGTTTTGTGTCCAGATACTCAACATTTCTTGCAGAAGCTAATATCAAGGTCAAACTGGGAAGCTTTTTTCTGATAGAATTGTTGCCTTATTTCTTGAGCAGCAACACATAATTTATCAAGAGTCAGAGTTCTATTACATTTGAGCTAGTGGTTGAATTTAATGGTATTTCCATGGCTCAGCTAACATAAATTACTGAATCCACCTGTTGATTTGTCAGAATATGACTCTAATGTATGTCTTCCACTGCCCTCAGGAGTCTGAGCTGTCAGAGGATCACCCTCCATAAaaacctcttcctctcctttgtgCTAAACTCAGTCATCACCGTCGTCTGGCTTACAACAGTGGTGAAGAAACAGGGCCACACGTATAACGATTCTGTGAGTAATTTCTGCCTTTTACGTCAAATCTGCCCAGATATTCTCAGCAGTTTCATTTTGATTAAAGCCACAACCTCCTCCCAGGCCAGTTGTAAGCTGCTCATGTTCATCCACCTCTATCTGCTGAGCTGTAACTACTTCTGGATGCTTTGCGAGGGCATCTACCTGCACACGCTGATTGTTGTggcagtgtttgcagaaaaacaacatctcATGTGGTATTATCTGCTCGGGTGGGGTGAGTACGGATCAAATATTCCATGATGCACATTTAACTGTCCCACACTCAAATGCCATTAATGTTCTAAATTGATTGTGCAGGCTTTCCACTCGTGCCAGCGGTGATACATTCGATAGCGCGCCACTGCTACTACAACGACAAGTGAGTCTTCTCAGTCATCACCTCCATGCATGTCTAAAAGTATCATTGTAGCAAAGTCACATGTTTGCATACCCTGGAATAAGGTGATCTGATCCATGTGTTCACAGATGTTGGGTCAGCTCAGACACTTCCTTGCTGTACATTATCCACGGCCCCATCTGCGCCGCACTGGTGGTAAGGCCTGAACCCCTGCGGGAAAtccagatttatttttttactaaAGAGACCACAATGGATCACAGTACATCATGAGTTTTGGGCTAAAACCTCTCTAATGACAAGTAACATACACTTATTCAGTAGCAAATCCCTTAAAGTCAATGGTTGTCAGCAGATCCTTGGCATCACGTGACTGTAGCAATCTTTTTTATGGgcatttcctttgtttctgcATCAAATGTAATGCTATTTGATTCCAGGTAAAtcttttcttcctgctgaaCATCGTGCGGGTTCTCATCACCAAATTGCGGGTGACGCACCAGGCTGAGTCCAGCCTCTACATGAGGGCTGTGAGAGCCACCCTCATCCTCATCCCTCTGCTCGGCATCCAGTTTGTCCTGCTCCCTTACAAGCCCCACGATCACTGGGTCTCCGAGATCTACCTGTACATCATGGAAATCCTCATGCACTACCAGGTCGGCACATACATATCTAACACTGCCAATAAAAAACTTCTAAAACAGACTAAAATTCAATTTGTTTTGTCCATTAAAACTCATAGTTTCACGACTGCATGTGCAGACTTGTTGCACAACTATCCAGTGGCAATATCCTCAATAATTTTGCAATGGCGGCTGCAAATATCACAAATATTTTTAGAATAAGAGCATGCACATGTGTCACTGTACACTATATTTTTTGCAGGCTCTTGTGCAGCTGTTTGAGCTTAAAGGATTCCTATGTTGTGTATCTTCTCACACTTGTTTTTCACACGCAGGGTCTCTTGGTTTCTACAATATTCTGCTTCTTCAACGGGGAGGTGAGTCATGAACTCGATTCAGCTAATTATTGCTGTCAGTCTCATATTTGAAGGCTATATTTTGAATTTGTGACCCGTTTCAGttcttatttacattttgggCATACAGATATGAACTGATACTGCTGTTATATACCCCCCAACCAATCAGATAATGCTAACACTTTTGCCAGTTGCAGAGCAGCCAAGAATACATTTTAATGGTTTAATACTGAGTTCTTATTATTCTGTAGGCCAAAGAGAAATCAAATTTACACTTACAACTATATAAAGTCAGAAAATATGAGAATCAGCTTATAGAATATCTACCATGTGTAAGTTTTCAATTCAAAAGCATGCATCCATATGTGTAAGACAGTAAAGACCAGTCCATTCCTCACAGCAATAACGGACCATTTAAATACTGTATTGATATGATAAACCTTCCAGTTGAACAAACAAATCCTACATACGGCTTTTAGCCTCAAtgagctgcagctttctcaaaaataagaaatgctttgtgtttcctctcacaGGTCCAGAGCGTTCTTCGGAGACACTGGAATCAGCAGCGGATGCAGTTCGCCGGCACGTTCGCCAACGCTGACTTCTTCCGCTCGGCCTCCTATGTGGCGTCATCGCTGACGGAAGTCCACCGCTGCTACAGCATCGAAAGCCACACCGAGCACATGAACGGCAAGAGCTACTCAGACATATTCAGATCGGACAGCCCTTTTGTGTGAAGTCGGCCCTCCACGTACGACACCTGAGGCTGTTTCTTTGACTTCTCCCAAGATGTTACGAAGATTGAGGTCAATGTTTGGTCGCATGGAGTTGTGCGACTGTTCATGGCTACTGAGtacaaacatttctttcactTGATATTTTTCCATCTCCCAGCCAAGCAAACTcacatattttacttttttgatttttttttcatgaatattACCAAAACAGAAGGAGCTTGAGACCGAAGACGCTGTTTTATCGTCATTATTTCTGCCCCATAAATATTCAAAGGAGCTGTTGCCGGATATAAGGAAGACCCAATGAATCAACCAGCCTCATTGTAAAGCATTAATGCGAGGAATTAATGATTTTTTGTAAGTGTGGAATAAACTTGACAAGCCCTCGGTAAACAAGAAGCTGTTCTGTTGAACTAACTGCTACAGTTCTGACTTTTCTGGGTATACTGTATTGATGCCATTTAAAAATAGGTTGTTCTTGTCAAGGGTATTGTGGACCCTGTTGAACCACCTCTCAAAATTCAGTTGTAGGCACATAACACTGCGGTAGAATTTAAGTTGCTGGGAGTTAGCCTAGTGGCTAGCTTCAATAGCAAAGCAGGAGCGGGTCAAGCGGTGGCCAGTTAGCCTCTTTCTGCTGAGACAGGCAAACTTTGCGCCTTCAGGAACGTAAAAGAACGAACAACAATGAATTCTGTGTTTGGTACCTTACAGAATTACTCATGTATAATGTAGaaaattacaaacacaaaaaaaacaggaaataaacagcTAGCTTGCTTTGCTAAATGTCATCCTGCGTTAGCTGCTTCTCAAATGAAAGGCATTCAACTCAAAATTTGGGGTGAATGAAAAGAGTTATCTATTGATGTATTATTTCCTTTAGctaagttaaaaacaaacaatgagtTTCACAATAAGAAACAGACGCTTACGTTGTCACATCTGGCTTGACGACAGCTGCAGTGTCTTTTAAGCTAATGAGCCGTTTGGctcactgtgtttgttgcttCACATCTGATTATTCCAAAATGCTGGAGAGGTTGTAGTCACAGAGGAAAATATGACTGAaaagtgtatgtgtttgtacatATATTTGAATGTGTATGGATATGACATCTATCAAGGCACagaatatgatttttttttattttgacatcttGTATGCAACATCCTTTGTATAATTTTCAAGTCAGCAAGTGAACACATCATTGTATATTACTTATTAgttcacaaactgcagctggttACTTAACAGTATAAAGAGTGAAAATGCCAAGTTGCATGTTTTTAGATGAATTATCTAAAGATTTTTGTGTCTACAAAAGAAATTCAGCAGGAACTGACTTATTCTGATTCACTGATTTGACTCTTTTTACACTGATAACTATTAGCTGTAGTCATAACACATTCAGTAAACCCTCAATATGTGTGAAGATAACTTTTCCTGTCAGACagctgctggtttcagctttCCAATACAGGAATTATTATCAGTCTCTCATGCAACACTAATATTAACTTACTGTTGTTTTAAATCAcccaaagagaaaaaataatcaagATTTTTGTTGAGAaatagatgagaagattgataccactctcatgcctgtCTGcacaatatgaagctacagacaccggttagcttagctttgcataagTACTGGAAACGGGGAAATGGCTCGCTTGACTCTGTCCAAACAAAATCCATGTttaccagctgctggctgtagctttacactgtacacacatgAGAATGCTatctctcttttcatctgacTTTCAACAAGAAAACCAGTACGAATATTTTCCAAAAGGTCAAACGATATCTGAAAACTCTTTACAAGTCTAACTTGGGTTTGCAGACATCTCTATTACTTTGCAAGACAGAGAATATTAGTGATAACAGGGATTTGTATTGCTATTAACATGggctacagtggaaaaaaaaaacaaatacacatatttgtACTGAAACTTTCTCAACTCAAAGTTCACTTACTTGCTTTCTCTGGAgcttttaaacatattttattgccttGCCAATGGAACTTCTCCAGGCCTTTACATCCGTCTCATTATAGTTCCTTTTGCTGAAGAAGTCCATGGGGCCAAATCTagtaagtgaaccttgagtTAAGAATCTATTATCCCATGTTTGAGCTGTTCCAGGTTTTATGCATTTTCTTATGTCTGAAGATTATTTTAGTCCTGGTCTGaatcttattttccttttttttttagcatagTTTTGTCAATAAATCCAGACAATGCTTGTTCATACTGAAGTAATAatgctgtaaataaaaacaagctgttttaaaCTGAGATTCAGAAATAAgagttgctttgtttgtgtttcttctgtttttcactgttccCGTTGCATTCCCCTCAtagacaaatgaaagaaaatatgtaAGTGTATTTTCTTTCCCACATTTAATTAAGGGTGGGATTTCCTTGTCTGACCTTAGCAAATGTCTCCCACTGAAATGAATATTGTTTCCAGACAAAGCAGGGCGTGTTACTGTCTGTTCCTCGTCCAAAACATATATGTGAGCAGGTACAATTAGGAAGTCCCAAAGGAAAAGTGTTATATCCATCCTTTCAGGGTATCAtttatcaaattcagaacagaGAAGCTGTAAAAGCACTTAAGCCGCTTTTCTCTCAAATGTTAAATGCGTCCATCTGCAAACAGCACATGATGATCAGAAGCATGTGTGCATTGAAAGCAATATTTACGAGCTACTTGCATGCCTTTCGTAGTCATGACCTCAATCCACAAAGGATTCTGGTATCCGTGGTTTTGGACAGTGCATGGGGCATCACAGAAATGACACCATCCCCTCCCATGTTATTTTGTGCAGAGCGCTAATTATCTGGCATTTTCACAGCGCAGCTAACCACACTCTTAACGTGCATCCTGTTGCAGCAATATGAAAGATGGTATCTTGTataattttctttaaaaaaaaaaagatatggaAATAATGTTTAAACTTCAACTTGAAGCATGAAagatctgtttttgttgtttacctATCACAACAGCAGCCCACAAGTCCCACCTCCCTTTATTTAC
It includes:
- the calcrlb gene encoding calcitonin gene-related peptide type 1 receptor isoform X1, with amino-acid sequence MMIRGQMDLNCLMFLLVLFSLNKLLVATSPEGDYQEHLNHRGEHQATRNQIAMAQYECFQRIVKESHRKTKTIAGTECNRTWDGWLCWDETEAGITTVQSCPDYYNDFDPHAVASKVCTETGDWGRHPESNRIWTNFTNCKANTTNHRTAAMTHFYLVMIGHGLSLVSLLISLGIFFHFKSLSCQRITLHKNLFLSFVLNSVITVVWLTTVVKKQGHTYNDSASCKLLMFIHLYLLSCNYFWMLCEGIYLHTLIVVAVFAEKQHLMWYYLLGWGFPLVPAVIHSIARHCYYNDKCWVSSDTSLLYIIHGPICAALVVNLFFLLNIVRVLITKLRVTHQAESSLYMRAVRATLILIPLLGIQFVLLPYKPHDHWVSEIYLYIMEILMHYQGLLVSTIFCFFNGEVQSVLRRHWNQQRMQFAGTFANADFFRSASYVASSLTEVHRCYSIESHTEHMNGKSYSDIFRSDSPFV
- the calcrlb gene encoding calcitonin gene-related peptide type 1 receptor isoform X2 — protein: MMIRGQMDLNCLMFLLVLFSLNKLLVATSPEGDYQEHLNHRGEHQATRNQIAMAQYECFQRIVKESHRKTKTIGTECNRTWDGWLCWDETEAGITTVQSCPDYYNDFDPHAVASKVCTETGDWGRHPESNRIWTNFTNCKANTTNHRTAAMTHFYLVMIGHGLSLVSLLISLGIFFHFKSLSCQRITLHKNLFLSFVLNSVITVVWLTTVVKKQGHTYNDSASCKLLMFIHLYLLSCNYFWMLCEGIYLHTLIVVAVFAEKQHLMWYYLLGWGFPLVPAVIHSIARHCYYNDKCWVSSDTSLLYIIHGPICAALVVNLFFLLNIVRVLITKLRVTHQAESSLYMRAVRATLILIPLLGIQFVLLPYKPHDHWVSEIYLYIMEILMHYQGLLVSTIFCFFNGEVQSVLRRHWNQQRMQFAGTFANADFFRSASYVASSLTEVHRCYSIESHTEHMNGKSYSDIFRSDSPFV